The Helicobacter mustelae genome has a segment encoding these proteins:
- a CDS encoding periplasmic protein → MKNLARGVVVGRICALLLFFGILLAEDGQNFPNIMLELDKSSKNMQDAFLKDNYELIEIRQRQMKAAIKDLKSIPVHYYLNSKTKEFENIVNLRIVRIDEALDLMGKQLQKRKTQDAFETFLSILRECNGCHVIFQGHTGE, encoded by the coding sequence ATGAAAAATCTTGCTAGAGGAGTTGTGGTGGGGAGAATTTGTGCACTGCTTTTGTTTTTTGGGATCTTGCTGGCTGAGGATGGTCAGAATTTCCCAAATATCATGCTAGAGCTTGATAAGAGTAGCAAAAACATGCAGGATGCCTTTTTGAAGGATAATTATGAGCTCATAGAGATCCGTCAGCGTCAGATGAAGGCTGCGATAAAAGATCTCAAGTCCATACCTGTGCATTATTATCTCAATAGCAAGACCAAGGAATTTGAAAACATCGTGAATTTGCGCATCGTGCGCATCGATGAGGCCCTGGATCTCATGGGAAAGCAGCTGCAAAAAAGAAAAACCCAAGATGCCTTTGAGACATTTTTGAGTATCTTAAGGGAATGCAATGGCTGTCATGTGATCTTTCAAGGTCATACAGGGGAATAG
- a CDS encoding Mrp/NBP35 family ATP-binding protein: MLTQENVLQTLKTIIYPNFQKDIVTFGFVKDITLHNDALALRIEIPSNSPEVIHRLDREIHEKIRNIGIAKLQLDIKTPQTPEQKSTTKNIAPQIQHFVMISSGKGGVGKSTTSVNLAIALAQQGKKVGLLDADIYGPNIPRMLGLNTQKPEVDASGKKLYPIKAYGVEMISMGILYEEGQSLIWRGPMIMRAIQQLLTDVIWSELDVLVIDMPPGTGDAQLTLAQSVPVSAGITVTTPQRVSLDDSMRSLDMFQKLDVPIAGIVENMSGFICGNCGVESDIFGKGASKDLADTYKTTLLAQIPLEAKIRESGDSGRPIVFFEPESVSAKSYMKMADTLIAFLHKVETQKLANNKNIQPTEDHSYSH, translated from the coding sequence ATGCTTACCCAAGAGAATGTGCTACAAACTCTAAAAACCATCATTTATCCCAATTTTCAAAAAGACATCGTAACTTTTGGCTTTGTCAAAGACATTACTTTGCATAATGATGCCCTGGCTCTACGTATCGAGATCCCTAGCAATAGCCCTGAGGTGATCCATAGACTTGATAGGGAAATCCATGAAAAAATCCGCAATATTGGAATTGCTAAATTGCAACTTGATATTAAGACTCCACAAACACCTGAGCAAAAAAGTACCACCAAGAATATCGCTCCTCAAATCCAGCACTTTGTCATGATTAGCAGTGGCAAAGGAGGTGTAGGGAAAAGCACTACGAGCGTGAATCTTGCCATCGCTCTAGCACAACAAGGAAAAAAAGTAGGCCTGCTTGATGCTGACATTTATGGCCCCAATATCCCAAGGATGCTGGGCCTCAACACCCAAAAACCAGAAGTGGATGCGAGCGGCAAGAAACTCTATCCCATCAAGGCCTATGGGGTGGAAATGATTAGTATGGGCATCCTCTATGAAGAAGGCCAAAGTCTCATCTGGCGGGGCCCGATGATCATGCGTGCCATCCAACAATTACTCACAGATGTGATTTGGAGTGAGCTAGATGTCCTAGTGATTGACATGCCCCCAGGCACAGGAGATGCACAACTCACCCTTGCTCAAAGCGTACCAGTGAGCGCTGGGATCACTGTGACCACTCCACAGCGCGTGAGCCTAGATGATAGCATGAGAAGCCTGGATATGTTTCAAAAGCTCGATGTTCCCATTGCTGGGATTGTGGAGAATATGAGTGGCTTTATCTGCGGTAATTGCGGGGTGGAAAGTGATATTTTTGGCAAGGGTGCGAGCAAGGACCTTGCTGATACATACAAGACCACACTTCTAGCACAGATCCCCCTGGAGGCAAAGATCCGCGAGAGTGGAGACAGCGGAAGGCCCATCGTATTTTTTGAGCCAGAGTCTGTGAGTGCCAAATCCTATATGAAAATGGCAGATACATTGATTGCATTTCTCCACAAGGTAGAGACCCAAAAACTTGCAAACAACAAAAACATCCAACCTACAGAAGATCACTCCTACTCCCACTAA